CTAAATTATCTCCGCCAGACGCAATTGTCAGCAATGTAACTGTCCAAAACAGTTGATTTGCCTTGCTTTGTTCTAATCTTTCAATAATTTCTTCCTCTTCTTCCTCACCTTCTCCAACAATTGCAAAGCGAATCCCTAAATAGATAGGGATTAAACCAAGCAATCCAACCATCCATTCTTCAGGCACGAAATTAACGACATAAGCAGCAACTAAACTCGCCCCTACAAGTAAGCCTGTTCCTAGATATTGCCCCGTATAAATATGCCATTTCTGTTTATTCTGTGATAGCTGTGCAAATAAAATAATTAAAATAATTAAATAATCGATACTGGTGGAAATATAAACACCAATAGCAGATATGATTGTCTGTCCCATAAAAAACTCCTGTATTAGTCAGTAATAAATCAGCAGATTTTAGGAGAGCACAGACACATTAATTTAGCTATCGCTAGTGGGTAATGTCGAACGTAGGAAAGCATTTTACTCCTCCTCAAAACGTAGTTACAAAGTAATTTCTAACTGGAATTCGGTGACTACTTCCATGTAAAGTATAACATACTATACTTTACTTCGTAAAGTGTGGGCTCTCCGAGGGGGCTTGCAGACAGTTACTCGGCTTGAAAAGCCGAGTAACTGCGCACCTTCATGGTGTCATTAGCTGATACCATTTGAGGTTTTTGTAGTCTCCAAAATTGTGACCGATAAAACCTCAATCAATGGTACTCGTTAAAGGTGCTGGTTTTTGTAGTCTCCAAAATTGTGACCGATAAAACAAATATTCGTAAATACTTACTATTACGAATGTTTTTGTAGTCTCCAAAATTGTGACCGATAAAACTGGGTGAGTTGCGTGGAAAACAAAAATCAGGTTTTTGTAGTCTCCAAAATTGTGACCGATAAAACAAGTGCTTTATAACATCTTTGGAAGATTGAGTTTTTGTAGTCTCCAAAATTGTGACCGATAAAACAAAAGATCTATAATTTGTCTATATTTTCCTGTTTTTGTAGTCTCCAAAATTGTGACCGATAAAACTACGGAAACCATGTATACACTAGCGACTATGTTTTTATAGTCTCCAAAATTGTGACCGATAAAACTCAATGCGCTTCGAGGTACTGAGAATGATTGTTTTTATAGTCTCCAAAATTGTGACCGATAAAACCTCAATAAAAAAGCCCTCTGAATATCAGAGAGCTGATTTGAGCTTGGGCTAAAATCCTAGTGAAAAAGATAAAACTCCTTGTGTTCATCGAACACTGTGTCCTTTCCCTATTTTCATACTGATTTTTAACGCCCTTAGCATCATGATTCTTGCTGGATAAAACGTTTATAGACTAAGCGGCAAGCCGAAGATTGTACAAAAATGTTAGTGAAACAAAAAATCTCCCCGAAGGGAGATGATCTGGTTTATTTTACCTTACAGTGCTAGGAACCGTAACCGAAGATTATACTTGAGTATATCGAGGTAAGGTGACAACGCAATGTAAGTGGAAAATAAAGCAGATTAGCGACGAAGTCCTAGAGAGTTGATCAACTCACGGTAACGGTTAACGTCGTTTTTACGCAAGTATGCAAGCAAGTTACGACGGCGACCGATTTTCTTCATCAATCCACGGTAAGTAGCGTGGTCTTTTTTGTGTTGTTTGATGTGTTCGTTAAGGTGGTTGATTTCCCAAGTAAGGACAGCAACTTGAACCTCTACTGAACCTGTATCACCTTCGTGACGTGCATATTGTGCGATGATTTCATTTTTTTTCTCTTTTGAGATTGCCATGATGTTTCTCCTTTTTATTT
The sequence above is a segment of the Streptococcus oralis ATCC 35037 genome. Coding sequences within it:
- the rpsO gene encoding 30S ribosomal protein S15, encoding MAISKEKKNEIIAQYARHEGDTGSVEVQVAVLTWEINHLNEHIKQHKKDHATYRGLMKKIGRRRNLLAYLRKNDVNRYRELINSLGLRR
- a CDS encoding CadD family cadmium resistance transporter, translated to MGQTIISAIGVYISTSIDYLIILIILFAQLSQNKQKWHIYTGQYLGTGLLVGASLVAAYVVNFVPEEWMVGLLGLIPIYLGIRFAIVGEGEEEEEEIIERLEQSKANQLFWTVTLLTIASGGDNLGIYIPYFASLDWSQTLVALLVFVIGIIIFCEISRMLSSIPLIFETIEKYERIIVPIVFILLGLYIMYENGTIETFLIV